The following is a genomic window from Bactrocera tryoni isolate S06 chromosome 2, CSIRO_BtryS06_freeze2, whole genome shotgun sequence.
ttgattctacattttactgtcaacaactgatgagattgaagaaAACAATCGAAGaaaaacggtcagaactgatcaaccAGGACAACGTTAGACcatacacatctttgatgactcggaaaaagctggaagagcttggctgcgaagttttgatgcatccgctatatagccctgaccttgtaCCATAGGACTACCacttgtttcggtcaatgcagaactccttaATGGactaaagttggcttcaagagaagcctatgAAAATTACTTCTCATAGTTTTTCGACGAGataccagaaaagttttacactgatggaatattgtctctagcgaaaaaatgacaaaaagtggcctaccaaaatggtacatatttaggTCATTagagttcattataaatataaaaaaaataagttgaaatttgattagaaatgcgaaaatactacccaatataaaatatattgacaaGATCACTAACTTCGCTAGAAACTCAACTTCCTCTAATTAACTATCGGTTAGAGGGGTTGTTTAGTAATTAGAGTATTCCTAACTTATTGCACTCTCGGAAAATTGTGAACGCCTCCAACTCCCATTGACGGTTATAATATAATTCGTCACCCCAGATAAGAATGAATCTTGTTAACTACATAAACTACACTATTCCAtctttattagaaaaattatcaaCAAAACTACTTATCTGTTAATAATTCTCTTTGTATGTAACTCTGCAGTGCTGGAGTGCGTGAATGGCGATTATGGCGATCACACTGATGACTTAGCCACTGCTGCCCGGCAGCCTAAATGGCGATATGATTATGATGCGGAGCAACCGCAACACTTGGACGGTTTAAATGGCGTACAAATCGTGAAAATGATGGAGTCTAAACGGGGTGGAGTAAAGCAACTATCCCCATCGATAACACCACCAATATCTGCCACAAAACATGTTTACCCGCCGCCGGAATGGATGCGTCTGTGGCTGCTAATCGGTCGTTGTCATGTGCAGTTTTTCCGCGATTGGGTGAGTACAAAAAAGGCAAATATGGAATGAGAATGTGAAAAGAGGAATAGAACATTTGCTGATTATTTTCCTATTCGTTatgatgttattgttgtttttgtttcacttCCCAGACGGTGACCTACTTAAAATTGGCTGTGCATATTATTTGTGCTATACTGATTGGACTGCTATACGGCGATTCCGGTTCAAATGCGACAAAGCAGATTGCAAATTTAGGTTCATTCACAATACACAATACTTATTTATGGTATACGACAATGATGCCGGGCCTATTGAGATGtgagtatatagtatatgtacctatatgtatgtatctatcgAATATTGTATAAACGAAAATGTAGATGGATTTGAAAATGTAGTTTGTTGTTAGAAGTGTTTTGAATTCGTTGTTGAAGCGGCAGTATTGACAGTTGTTGGCCGGATGAAAACCGGGTACATTCGCGTTTCATATATCAAACTCTCACGGAAACGGTATTTGGGTTGAGTTTGGCACTAACAAAGGGTTGATCCGAAATTCACCAGCTTTTCAAATTGTTGTTCGTTGTCAGTTGTCCGAGTAACTGAAACCTTGAAGTCAATAACCGAGGCCTTCGATCCGAAATTCaccaatttttcaaattgttgttcGTTGTCCGAAGCCTTCGTGTTCCTTTCATACCATTTTTACGTGATGGGTTCTAAACCTCCTTTAATTCGAAACACATGGGTGGTCAACGGAAGATCGCCCACGTATCcaatggaaggaccaagtgcatAGCGGCCTGCTTTGCATTGGGGTGTGACCCCCTAAAAGATAAAGGCAACTGATGCAGACCGACCTACGGTTGTAGGcgccaaagaagaagaagaagtaaccTCTAAGTTGTACTGTCATAAGCTTAAGTGAACACTGTACGAGTACACAGTAGTATGCAACGGGGTTTCAGACGCGAATTGTCAAAGTTGTCTCGAAGATGGCTAAGTAGAAACACTTTATTCTCGACCATACAGATTTAGCTAGATTGAGGTTAACTCTATAAGAGCAGCCACAACAAATTTGTGAAGGGCTTAAAGCGCTTCCATGATATTTGTGGATTCCTTGATCTATACATAAGGGTCggtaaattacaataaaatttttcttatattttagtCCCTCAAGAAATCAGCATAGTCAAAAAGGAAACTTTCAACAATTGGTATAAATTACGAACGTATTATATGGCGACACTGATAACGTCTACACCAGTGCAcgtaagtttgaaattttaaatttcaaaagcaaaaaaattatataaatgaaaCTAGTAAATGATGTAGAAAAGTCTATATCTTGCACTCAATGTCTCTCTCTGCCACAGATCATATTCTCCATGACATATATCACCATTGCCTACCTGATGACCGATCAGCCATTCGAAATTGAACGTTATGCTAAATTCATGTTGACAGCTGTCGTGGTGACGATATGCGCCGATGGACTGGGTGTGCTATTAGGCACTATATTGAATCCGATTGTGAGTACTTTAAACATTTAACTAATAAATGAATGCCGAAATTATACTGTATGAAAAACTCGTCAAATGTGAGAACATTTTGACGAAAAATTATCACAGGCAaaggtgaagaaagtaaaataattctataaacatttttatgatcTATGGAGTTGGGTCTCtattaatttctttaacttgtttgcgtcaagcgcaggcatcgtAAAGGATGACTACCTCTCTTGGACCTaggaactgaactccatctggtatcgcaaaggaccgtaaCTGGTCTATGCATGgtttattggcctaccagtttaacccaacctaacctaaccttcttcaacttgtCCCTTTTGTAATATTATCTTCAGAGTTTCTGATACTACCAACCCGttgcacaaaaaatatataatagtttattagtacttttttttttataaatatatccaTTTTTACTAGAAAAAGTATTCTTCTTTACAGAACGGTACATTTGTGGGTGCTGTCTTGACTTGCTTCATGTTGATATTTTCCGGTTTCCTTATACTGCTCACACATATGTCGAGCTTAATGCGCTTGCTATCGTACTTATCACCAATTCGTTATGCGCTCGAGAGCATGGTCCTGGCGATATATTCTAATAATCGTGGGAATATTTATTGCCCAATGGATGTGGTGTATTGCCATTTCAAGTGAGTAGTAACATGGATATTTTTATTCGGGCGGTCGCgaacatttaataatttcggTTGTAAGAATGCGATGAGAGCTAcctaaatgtatgtaaacaaaaatttacaaatttttttaataattcctgaattttcaagaaaaaaatgtaaatctttgcaaaaataataaatagtatgtatttacagtttatttttaagcataatttttatAGTGTGAGTAGGCTATATTAagcttgccacgaagtttgtaacattctggaggaaacgtcggagatcctatatcGTTCAACATACCAAcaagataataaatttatatgaaagtATAAATTCGTGTCCACTACtgctgaaaaaatatattctatagtaatttctttcttttccgCGTCTTAGTTTATTGCAAATACATAagtacttgaaattttttaattattttatttttattttttttgcagaaatgCCAGCACAGTGCTACGCAGTTTCGGTATGGAAAATGGAAATTTCGGCATGAATATATTAATAATGTTTCTGCAGTTGTCGACTTTTAAAGGATTGGCTTATGTTATGCTCAAGCGAAAACTGCGagcgtaaaatattttatattataattaatataataattataggTGATAAAAGTATGAAATACTGTTAATTTTctagttatattttatatataaacatacatatttgtttctaaaataaGTTACGGTGTATTGTTAGAAATATGTAGTAAAAGTAATTAAGCAATAGTGctacaacaagaaaaacaaaaagcgaATTACGAAATAGttcaaaatatgcataaatatatattaaactaTTGTAAAACCAGCCAAAAATtagcaaatattaaacaaagtaAACGATATTCTAAAACAACTGAGCCTTTGCAGCATAAACAAAGCCATTATAattgagaataaataaaaattacttgcaatatttatttattaaatatgaagaaaaagcttttgaagtcatattgttataaatatttacaaatgccAACTgaatacttaaatattaaatataatgaacaaacgagaaaattaaagaaaacgacaaaaacaaaacctaCGTGTGatagtattataattttaaataaatataaaatgaagttaaagaaatatttttataacacatATGATTACATTAATACGTTCATATGTAAATCTACAAAGCGTAAAATTTGTTTACGTGACTGTagtaagcaaaaatatatatgtaatatacatatattaaataataaacgtAGTTTGTGTGATAAGACGTTCGTGCCTGCATACTTActctataaatatatgtatttatatatgcatataagcacttttatgtatttatattcacATACAAAGTAAACAAATGCACTAAAGTTTATAAGTGAAGGAATTTTTGAAGTTGTTCTATAAGCAAGTGAAtacaaagtaaaataataataatagataaGTTAGAGTGTtgttagttttatatttttatcagcaCACAAATGTTAAATGAATAATAAATGGAGTGATTTGGAAGAAAACTTTATTGCTCActaatttttactattattacGACTTACAGCTAAACTAAAACTGTTTGAATGTACGTTACAtaacagttatatgctatagttttccGCTATCAGCGTTGCCGACTTGTGTGAAAGAATGTTGGAAATAAAAGGACGTAAAAAGTAGTTAATAAACATGAAAAGTTTGCTTTATTAGTGAAATTGAACATCACCTGTCAATACAAGAATACAGTctgcaataatttaaatattaattgtctAAACTTATTTGTTATGCTTTTCCAACTGCATCTTTCTTAGCATTTCGTTATGCTCGTACTTTTTCTGTGCATCTTCAGCTTCGAGCTTAAACATAAGACGTTGATGATTGTATTTTTCATCTTtctctttcatttccattaGCCTCATAATACGGTTATGTTCCAATCTTTCCTTCTCATCCGTTAACTGCAGTTTTATAACCTTCCTTTGAGCCAATATTGCTTCAAACTTTTCAGCAGCTATCAATTCTGaaataaattctatatttttacattttatcacAAATCCAAACTGTAGATACTGGGGTGTCTGTTATTTCCATCAAGTTGATTTTTACTTTTAGCGCATAAATTCAGGTAatgtttgcaacaataaaaatatcgatttgaGTAATAACGGACCCCCTACTATACACTCACGGTTCAATTGAGCAtcagaaacattttttaaagagGGTTCAGCTTCAGGACCAGTTGTTTTCTCTTCTGTTGGATTATTTTGTGCAGACTCTTCAAACACTTTATAGCAATCGTTAAGGGCAgccccaacaaaatattttacttttcgtATATTACCGCTTTCCGGATTATCTTCTTTATGCAAGTTATGGCTTTCAACAATTCTATGATTAAGaacttaaagaaaaatgcatttattatttAGTGATGTCATAAGTTAAACATGATAATCACCTTTACTTAAGATGGGACTTTCAGCAACAGTATTATCATAAAACAGGTTGAAGCAGTCATTAAAGGTTGACCTGACTAACCTCCTTACCTTTCTATTACATACATCGTCTTTCGTTTCTATTAAAAGATAATACCATTAAATTTAGTAGgtagtacaaaaatataatcaCCTTTGGGCCAGCTAAGGTTAAGTTTTACATATTCCTTTTCGACTATACCCGAAATAAGCTCTTGATAAGGATCATTGTTTTCACGTCTCAAATCCGGACTGTGGGCACGTTTTTCTATATCAAAAAcccattatttatataaaaaacaaatttaaaatgcttAATAACTTACTGGAGGAACTCTTCGCAGATCTTTGGGCTACCTTTTTTAAATGCCTGTAACAAATTTGCAAGTCACCTAATGAACGAATACTACCTTTGGTGGTGACATTAAACTCGTATGATAGATCCGTCCAAGCTTTTTGCTTTTGCCTATGACTATTTGAGTCAACCGatttttgttcaattaattGTCCATACTTTGTCAGGAGATTCAATAGGAGCATTATTTCATCTTCGGTGAAATGTGGAGCGTCTTCCAGTCTTTTTTCCtctttcattgttttatttatattttccatttaaaacAGTAAAAACAAAACGCGACCGACTAAATTGATAAGATAAAATTATTAACTTGATTTTACGTAGATTTAAAATTTGGAACTTTAATCCTTGCAGCTCAACTATAACTTCAGAATTTAAAATATCAGGTGAATTCGATAGTCGACAATTATAACGGAATAACATAACCGCAaaggtaaataacaaaatacacCGCAAGTAAGCCGAGTTAAGTGCTgcacacatagagcgcgacagactgcaagcaacaactgtcaaatattaaaatacacacgttcttatgggcacagttatttagacagctgcacgtGTAGTTGTGTAGACGCTCTCGCTAACTTGAAAAGATTCTTATacttgccaacgacagtagagcTGACAGTAGAGAGGAGTGATGCCACTAATTTGCTGAACACATATATAACAAAtctatttgttttgaaaaacatttgcTAGGGTTGCAGTCATAAtagtgaaattattttcaattttattgattCAGTTGATACGGTAGCTCTCGGAAGTGCACTGCTTTATCGCTCTATTACAATTTATCAGCTGTCATTCTGTTTTTCGCAATAAACGTCAAAAAACGAAAGCAGTGCAAAAAGTTTTCTCTGATATAAGATTAaatactttatttcatttaaaaaagtgtATATTCCGCACAAATAATAATGTTTAAatcaagttttgaaaaaaatcttggtaagcaaaatataaatactaaAAGCTTAACCGtgaaatatattacattttacaTTCTAATGACTCAGCAACCATAGTGCAGTTTTACGATAAGTAACACAAATAATTGCAACGGGTGGGTCAGCGAACTGCCTTCTCACTATCAACAGAGCATTTAACCTTTGCAATTTTCGTACAAATATCTAATATTTTCCGTAATTTTAGAAAATGCTACAAGCCACCTGCGTTTGGAGCCCGAATGGCCTTCTATTCTACTCATTTGTGACGAGATCAATCAAAAGGATGTCTCGtaagtgcaaaatatttacatatacatatacttatttgtATGTTAGTAGTAACTATATATACACTATGGTATGATTGAATGTTacagtttttgtatttaaatgcgcattaaattttattaatgatttatttgtaaattttagtcCCAAAAATGCTTTTGCTGcgattaagaaaaaaatgactTCACCGAATCCACATTCGGCTTGTTATGCGCTACTGGTGTTGGAAAGTGTAGTAAAAAATTGTGGCGCACCAATGCATGATGAAGTTTTTACCAGGGAGAATTGTGAAATGTTTAGTAATTTTCTGGAGCAGACACCACATGAAAATGTGCGTCAGAAAATGTTGGAATTGGTGCAGACTTGGGCATATGCATTTCGGTCATCTGAGAAGTATCAATCAATAAAGGTGAGTAAAAGCATATATGcacaagaaaagaaaataaaacaatgaaacaAAGTTAAAATGAAAGCAACGCGTATAAGCAATGGCTGATAATTCTGTGCAGATAAAGAAAATTCACAAAACATAATGAAAGTATAGAAAGGTACTTAATTGAATTACGACTTTCAATCCAACAAGGTCTGAAAACTTGTACGcttgaatacaatttttatttttacgcttTTAAAATGAGTACTGAATCGGAGTTAAGCCTGGATGAAGAAGTGAAGATtttatgcacaaaaaaaaaaagtgaaatactGAGTAATGCCTTTTCTT
Proteins encoded in this region:
- the LOC120769347 gene encoding uncharacterized protein LOC120769347 isoform X1 — translated: MENINKTMKEEKRLEDAPHFTEDEIMLLLNLLTKYGQLIEQKSVDSNSHRQKQKAWTDLSYEFNVTTKGSIRSLGDLQICYRHLKKVAQRSAKSSSKKRAHSPDLRRENNDPYQELISGIVEKEYVKLNLSWPKETKDDVCNRKVRRLVRSTFNDCFNLFYDNTVAESPILSKVLNHRIVESHNLHKEDNPESGNIRKVKYFVGAALNDCYKVFEESAQNNPTEEKTTGPEAEPSLKNVSDAQLNQFISELIAAEKFEAILAQRKVIKLQLTDEKERLEHNRIMRLMEMKEKDEKYNHQRLMFKLEAEDAQKKYEHNEMLRKMQLEKHNK
- the LOC120769347 gene encoding uncharacterized protein LOC120769347 isoform X2 — its product is MENINKTMKEEKRLEDAPHFTEDEIMLLLNLLTKYGQLIEQKSVDSNSHRQKQKAWTDLSYEFNVTTKGSIRSLGDLQICYRHLKKVAQRSAKSSSKKRAHSPDLRRENNDPYQELISGIVEKEYVKLNLSWPKETKDDVCNRKVRRLVRSTFNDCFNLFYDNTVAESPILSKVLNHRIVESHNLHKEDNPESGNIRKVKYFVGAALNDCYKVFEESAQNNPTEEKTTGPEAEPSLKNVSDAQLNQLIAAEKFEAILAQRKVIKLQLTDEKERLEHNRIMRLMEMKEKDEKYNHQRLMFKLEAEDAQKKYEHNEMLRKMQLEKHNK
- the LOC120767680 gene encoding ATP-binding cassette sub-family G member 1, with the protein product MTLESHGKLLKERVKPIDIQFKDLSYQVQVQKVKKTILKGISGTFRSGQLTAIMGPSGAGKSSLMNILTGLTTKGVNGNIQFGDSPTKSRKLCCYIMQDDHFHSWFTVEETMLLAAQLKISNDSMNMKEKKMLIEHLLDTLKLSQTKSTRAGNLSGGQKKRLSIALELIDNPAVLFLDEPTTGLDSSASSDTIQLLQTLANEGRTIVCTIHQPSSHVYSLFNQIYVLSQGCCTYQGTPHNTIEFLRTVGLECPTYHNPADFLLECVNGDYGDHTDDLATAARQPKWRYDYDAEQPQHLDGLNGVQIVKMMESKRGGVKQLSPSITPPISATKHVYPPPEWMRLWLLIGRCHVQFFRDWTVTYLKLAVHIICAILIGLLYGDSGSNATKQIANLGSFTIHNTYLWYTTMMPGLLRFPQEISIVKKETFNNWYKLRTYYMATLITSTPVHIIFSMTYITIAYLMTDQPFEIERYAKFMLTAVVVTICADGLGVLLGTILNPINGTFVGAVLTCFMLIFSGFLILLTHMSSLMRLLSYLSPIRYALESMVLAIYSNNRGNIYCPMDVVYCHFKNASTVLRSFGMENGNFGMNILIMFLQLSTFKGLAYVMLKRKLRA